From one Phocaeicola salanitronis DSM 18170 genomic stretch:
- a CDS encoding efflux RND transporter periplasmic adaptor subunit, with product MKRMLACAGIGCLLLATSCKEKTAGAGESTYKTMTVAVESRTLTRDYTAVINGRQSVEIRPQVSGTITNVCIEEGAKVSKGQTLFVIDQVPYQAALQTALANVKSAEASVATAKMTANSKENLFEEHVVSAFDLQTARNSLLEAEAALEQAQAAETSARNDLSYTEVKSPVDGVASMIPYRVGALVDASITTPLTTVSDDEEMYVYFSMTENQILTLVRESGTLEEAMKQMPEVSLRLSDGLMYTHKGKIDAISGTIDSGTGAVSLRATFPNPERMLRNGGSGTIVFPYQMDSVLVVPQEATYEIQDKVFVYRVVDGKATSASVTVFPVNDGKEYIVTQGLKAGDVIVAEGAGLLQEGTPIAIGQSESNN from the coding sequence ATGAAAAGAATGTTAGCATGTGCAGGAATCGGTTGTCTGCTATTGGCAACGTCCTGCAAGGAAAAAACGGCAGGTGCAGGAGAGAGCACCTACAAGACCATGACTGTGGCGGTGGAAAGCCGTACGCTGACGCGCGATTATACCGCCGTCATCAACGGACGGCAAAGCGTGGAGATACGTCCGCAGGTAAGCGGCACCATCACTAATGTATGCATCGAAGAAGGAGCAAAAGTCAGCAAAGGACAAACTCTCTTCGTTATCGACCAAGTGCCTTATCAGGCGGCGTTGCAAACGGCTCTAGCCAATGTAAAGAGTGCGGAAGCATCTGTTGCCACCGCTAAGATGACGGCAAACAGCAAGGAAAATCTGTTTGAGGAACACGTCGTGTCGGCTTTCGACCTGCAAACGGCACGCAACTCGTTGCTGGAAGCCGAAGCCGCATTGGAGCAGGCGCAGGCTGCCGAAACCAGCGCACGGAATGATTTGTCGTATACAGAAGTGAAAAGTCCGGTAGACGGGGTGGCAAGCATGATACCCTATCGTGTAGGCGCACTGGTAGACGCTTCCATCACCACACCGCTCACCACGGTGTCGGATGATGAAGAAATGTATGTTTATTTCTCGATGACCGAAAACCAGATACTGACACTGGTGCGCGAGAGCGGGACCTTGGAAGAGGCAATGAAGCAGATGCCGGAAGTATCGCTTCGCCTGAGCGACGGGTTGATGTACACCCACAAAGGAAAGATAGACGCGATAAGCGGCACCATTGATTCCGGAACCGGAGCGGTCAGCCTGCGTGCCACTTTCCCCAACCCCGAACGGATGTTGCGGAACGGGGGAAGCGGAACCATTGTCTTCCCTTACCAGATGGACAGCGTGCTTGTTGTGCCGCAGGAGGCAACCTATGAAATACAAGACAAAGTGTTTGTTTATCGCGTGGTAGACGGCAAAGCGACATCGGCTTCTGTTACCGTCTTCCCGGTCAACGACGGCAAAGAATACATCGTGACACAAGGACTGAAAGCCGGCGATGTTATTGTAGCGGAAGGGGCAGGGCTTCTGCAAGAAGGTACACCGATTGCTATCGGACAATCGGAAAGCAATAACTGA
- a CDS encoding helix-turn-helix domain-containing protein: MMESLKEKVVAWIRKDLSSDGQLDWAAYNNSLVMVRMEGTNFRLSGEWLPDGWHVFLQVHKGELRLTASGERLGFDSPVYVDFLKSREWKDVTLAGNYRACFIVMEQHFFMEATLPMRSKITEGMAQFAKHPFTSVNADEDRDLSRLEEMMFSTLKADSQLFCRELAQTLACAWQYKLWNLFFHRQQTVRSDTDPHWNDVISQFFYLAHTYCREQHRVSWYAAQLGVSADALSAALKRLHGKTASAMLEELLAAEAKVCLRNPVLSVQDVAEMLHFSDQSAFGKFFKRHCGISPAVFKKRHIEENNS, encoded by the coding sequence ATGATGGAAAGTCTTAAGGAAAAAGTGGTAGCTTGGATTCGCAAAGATCTGTCTTCTGACGGGCAACTGGATTGGGCTGCCTACAACAATAGTCTGGTAATGGTCCGTATGGAAGGAACAAATTTCCGCTTGTCCGGCGAATGGCTGCCTGACGGATGGCATGTGTTCTTACAGGTGCACAAAGGTGAATTGAGGCTGACAGCCAGTGGCGAACGCTTGGGATTCGACTCTCCGGTATATGTAGACTTTCTGAAATCCCGCGAATGGAAGGATGTGACCCTGGCAGGAAACTATCGCGCCTGCTTCATTGTGATGGAGCAACATTTTTTCATGGAAGCGACTCTCCCGATGCGCAGCAAAATAACGGAAGGAATGGCGCAGTTCGCCAAACATCCCTTTACTTCGGTAAATGCAGATGAAGACCGTGACTTGTCCCGACTGGAAGAAATGATGTTCTCCACCCTGAAGGCAGACTCTCAGTTGTTTTGCCGTGAACTGGCACAGACATTGGCTTGCGCCTGGCAATATAAGTTATGGAATCTTTTTTTCCATCGCCAACAGACTGTACGCTCCGATACAGACCCGCATTGGAACGACGTTATTTCGCAATTCTTCTACTTAGCTCACACGTATTGCCGCGAGCAGCACAGAGTAAGCTGGTATGCCGCACAACTGGGTGTATCGGCAGATGCCTTGTCTGCCGCCTTGAAACGGCTGCACGGAAAGACTGCAAGTGCCATGCTGGAAGAATTGCTTGCCGCCGAAGCGAAAGTATGCTTACGCAACCCTGTGCTGTCTGTGCAAGATGTGGCGGAAATGCTGCACTTCTCCGACCAGTCGGCATTCGGAAAATTCTTTAAGCGGCATTGCGGCATATCACCTGCTGTTTTCAAGAAACGGCACATCGAAGAAAACAATTCATGA